One window of Agarivorans sp. Alg241-V36 genomic DNA carries:
- the torC gene encoding pentaheme c-type cytochrome TorC, whose translation MKNMLKKFWSIVSKPSVHLSFGFLTIGGFVAGIIFWGGFNTALEVTNTEEFCIGCHEMADNVYVELQETVHWKNNSGVRATCPDCHVPHNWTDKIARKMQASKEVYGAIFGTINTREKFLAKRGELAQHEWDRFTANNSLECKNCHNYNSMDFDSMSERAQVQMKMAAERDQSCIDCHKGIAHELPENMNSGEGTLAKLEEMSTSGYKQGETYYSVRQLPMFTSQELNEEAGQLNAATAVKIIEVNGDAIKVEIDGWRKTKGFGRVLFEDFAMNINDGFLTKEVAQNDSIFQKGETKEDDLTGLPWQKVSVELWMRNGSLTDSRETLWQFAKTTYDTACSVCHTQPAENHFDTNTWPGMFNGMLSFVNLDGDTQALVLKYLQLHSSDFSDAGH comes from the coding sequence ATGAAAAATATGCTGAAGAAATTTTGGTCAATAGTGAGCAAACCAAGCGTACATTTAAGCTTTGGTTTTTTGACTATTGGCGGATTTGTTGCCGGTATCATTTTCTGGGGCGGCTTTAATACCGCTCTAGAAGTCACCAATACCGAAGAATTCTGTATTGGCTGTCACGAAATGGCCGACAATGTCTATGTAGAACTACAAGAAACAGTTCACTGGAAAAACAACTCTGGAGTGCGGGCCACCTGCCCAGATTGTCACGTCCCCCATAATTGGACAGACAAAATCGCCCGTAAAATGCAGGCCTCTAAAGAAGTATACGGCGCAATATTTGGCACCATTAATACTCGTGAAAAATTCTTAGCAAAACGTGGTGAACTAGCCCAGCACGAATGGGACCGCTTCACTGCCAACAACTCCTTAGAATGTAAAAACTGCCATAACTACAACAGCATGGACTTTGACTCCATGTCTGAGCGCGCCCAAGTGCAAATGAAAATGGCCGCCGAGCGCGACCAAAGCTGCATTGATTGCCACAAAGGCATTGCTCACGAGCTGCCTGAAAACATGAATTCTGGCGAAGGCACCTTAGCTAAGCTCGAAGAAATGTCCACCTCAGGTTACAAACAGGGAGAAACCTACTACAGCGTTCGCCAACTGCCGATGTTCACCAGCCAAGAGCTTAATGAAGAAGCAGGCCAGCTTAATGCAGCCACAGCGGTGAAAATTATCGAAGTGAACGGCGATGCGATAAAAGTAGAAATAGACGGCTGGCGTAAAACTAAAGGTTTTGGCCGAGTACTGTTTGAAGACTTTGCCATGAACATCAACGACGGCTTCTTAACCAAAGAAGTGGCGCAAAACGATAGCATCTTCCAGAAAGGCGAAACCAAAGAGGACGACCTAACCGGTTTGCCTTGGCAAAAAGTTTCAGTAGAACTGTGGATGCGCAATGGCTCACTCACCGATTCACGCGAAACCCTCTGGCAATTTGCTAAAACCACTTACGATACGGCCTGTAGTGTTTGTCATACCCAGCCAGCCGAAAATCACTTCGACACCAATACCTGGCCAGGTATGTTTAACGGGATGTTGTCGTTTGTGAATTTAGACGGTGATACCCAAGCGCTGGTATTAAAATACCTACAATTACATTCTTCAGATTTTTCTGACGCTGGCCACTAA
- a CDS encoding tRNA-uridine aminocarboxypropyltransferase: MSRVRCPRCLRPQSHCLCADIPHCTHSHPVIVLQHPSEQQHAKGTAHLACLALGNAQIMVGETEEDFAELKQQVELNPDQFLLIYPSETSQAIEHRATSKNAASVVADSFPTILLLDGTWRKAKKLWHLNPWLQDLEQFHFDRAPHGQYKIRKTSIDKGLSTIEAIGYALNQLEMFDPTPLVGILRALANQQLSAMPAAIKKRY, from the coding sequence ATGAGTCGAGTTCGTTGCCCGCGCTGCTTGCGCCCTCAAAGCCACTGTTTGTGCGCAGACATTCCCCATTGCACACATTCTCACCCAGTGATTGTTTTGCAGCACCCCAGCGAACAACAACATGCCAAAGGCACTGCCCACCTTGCTTGTTTAGCCCTCGGCAATGCCCAAATTATGGTGGGTGAAACGGAGGAGGATTTTGCCGAGCTAAAGCAGCAAGTTGAGCTAAATCCAGATCAATTTTTACTGATTTACCCCAGCGAAACCAGCCAAGCTATAGAGCACAGAGCAACCAGTAAAAATGCGGCTTCTGTAGTTGCAGATTCTTTCCCCACCATTTTGCTACTTGATGGCACTTGGCGAAAAGCCAAAAAGCTGTGGCACCTCAATCCTTGGTTACAAGATTTAGAACAATTTCATTTCGACCGCGCCCCACACGGCCAATATAAAATACGTAAAACATCGATAGATAAAGGCCTATCCACCATAGAAGCAATTGGATACGCACTAAACCAGTTAGAAATGTTTGACCCTACTCCTTTAGTGGGTATACTACGCGCCCTTGCAAACCAGCAACTATCAGCAATGCCAGCGGCGATCAAAAAACGCTACTAA
- a CDS encoding LysR family transcriptional regulator, with translation MDEPAKQAALEAFVCLAKHGNVIKCAEQLKCTERQVIQRIDQLEKQLACCLFNQHAAPFPLSSAGLALIEQAELIVSRYQELQRHCRHLQLGKSLKLSISYQSWFPSPWLTLLANQLQRFDPLLDLHFSGNSQQQVHFSFSAQSQQKDTQVLNWRPAKLIKVAHPKLVNHQQRFDGHLKLFDIREPQQSNLFIGETLLLDALEAALGWAILPQISVESRLAEGQLKAWPDLVAELPTYLHLSNHCPEDIRTWLLQQQAEYCELP, from the coding sequence ATGGATGAACCAGCTAAACAAGCCGCCTTAGAAGCCTTTGTATGCCTCGCTAAACATGGCAACGTAATAAAATGTGCCGAGCAGCTTAAGTGCACAGAAAGGCAGGTAATACAGCGAATTGACCAACTAGAAAAGCAACTTGCTTGCTGCTTGTTCAATCAACATGCCGCGCCCTTTCCACTCAGTTCGGCTGGGCTTGCGCTAATTGAACAAGCAGAACTCATCGTTAGTCGCTACCAGGAGTTACAACGCCATTGTCGCCATCTACAATTGGGAAAAAGCCTTAAGCTGAGTATTAGCTATCAGTCGTGGTTTCCTAGCCCTTGGCTTACCTTGCTAGCCAATCAATTGCAGCGTTTTGATCCTTTACTGGATCTGCACTTTAGCGGCAATAGCCAACAACAGGTTCACTTTAGCTTCTCAGCTCAAAGCCAACAAAAAGACACCCAAGTGCTTAATTGGCGCCCGGCTAAGTTAATCAAGGTCGCTCACCCCAAGTTGGTTAATCATCAGCAACGCTTTGATGGCCACTTAAAGCTGTTTGATATTCGCGAGCCCCAGCAAAGCAACTTGTTTATTGGAGAAACTTTATTGCTCGACGCGCTAGAAGCCGCCTTAGGCTGGGCAATTTTGCCGCAAATAAGTGTTGAGTCTCGCCTCGCAGAAGGACAACTTAAAGCTTGGCCAGATTTGGTGGCAGAGCTGCCTACCTACTTACACTTGTCTAATCATTGCCCAGAAGACATTCGCACTTGGCTATTGCAACAACAAGCAGAGTATTGTGAATTACCCTAG
- a CDS encoding periplasmic nitrate reductase, NapE protein: MSKNNVVEPSPSKMDEWKVFLFIAVVLFPILAVVTVGGYGFIVWMLQIMMGPPGHG, translated from the coding sequence ATGTCTAAGAATAATGTGGTGGAACCGAGCCCCAGTAAAATGGATGAGTGGAAAGTATTTCTATTTATCGCTGTTGTGCTGTTTCCCATTTTGGCAGTGGTCACCGTAGGCGGTTATGGCTTTATTGTTTGGATGCTCCAGATAATGATGGGCCCACCGGGACACGGTTAA